In Thermodesulfobacteriota bacterium, the genomic stretch GCTCCTCGTAAAGGCCCTCGCCTTTGCGCAGAGCGAGATGCAGGGCGTGATCGAGCTCCAGAAAAGGATGGCTTCCGAGCTGGGAAAGGCCAAGATGGCGGTAAAGGCCGCGGAGGCGGACCCGGAGCTTGATGCAAGGGTGAAGGAACTCGCCGTCGAAAGGCTTAAGGCGGCCCTCCGCATCCCTGTCAAGCAGGAGAGGTATGCGGCGGCAGGGGCCTTGAAGGACGAGATAAAGGCCGCTCTCGCCGAGGCCTTCCCCGGGAGGGAAAAGGAGATAGACTCCATCTACGGGGACTTGAAATACAACCTCATGAGGGAGATGGTCGTAAACGAGGGGAGAAGGGTGGACGGCAGGGGGCCGAAGGACATCAGGGCCATAACCTGCGACGTGGGACTCCTTCCGAGGACACACGGCTCGGCCCTGTTCACCAGGGGCGAGACCCAGGCCATGGTCGCCACGACCCTCGGCACCTCTGAGGACGAGCAGAAGATAGACGCCCTCTCCGGGTGGGAGTACAAGACGTTCATGCTCCACTATAACTTCCCGCCGTTCAGCGTGGGCGAGGTGAAGTTCCTCCGCGGGCCCGGAAGGCGCGAGATAGGCCACGGCGCGCTGGCCGAGAGGGCCGTAAACAAGATACTGCCGCAGGAGGGCTTCCCCTACACAATAAGGGTCGTCTCCGACATACTCGAATCGAACGGCTCGTCCTCGATGGCGACCGTCTGCGGCGCCTCCCTTTCGCTCATGGACGCCGGAGTGCCGACGCTCGGGCACGTTGCGGGCATAGCAATGGGCCTTATAAAGGAAGGCGGCAAGGTCGTGATACTCTCCGACATACTCGGCGACGAAGACCACCTTGGCGACATGGATTTCAAGGTCGCGGGCACCGCGGAGGGAGTGACCGCCCTCCAGATGGACATCAAGATAAGCGGCGTGACCGCCGAGCTCCTTAAGGACGCGCTCGAGCAGGCCCGCGAGGGAAGGCTCCACATACTCGGGAAGATGAGGGAAGCCATCGAGACGCCGAGGGCCGAGCTCTCCGCCTACGCGCCGAGGATAACGACCATATACGTCAAGCAGGAGAGGATAAAGGACGTCATCGGGCCCGGCGGCAAGAACATCAAGGGCATCATACTCGAGACTGGCGTCAAGATCGACATAGACGACACCGGCAAGGTGAACATCGCCTCCGTTGACGGCGCGGCAGCCGAGAGGGCCATTGCAATGGTCAAGGGGCTTACGCAGGACGCCGAGATAGGCAAGGTCTACATGGGCAAGGTAAAGAAGGTGATGGACTTCGGGGCCTTCGTCGAGATATTCCCCGGGACCGAAGGCCTCGTCCACATCTCGCAGCTCGCCCATGAGCGCGTAAAGAACGTAAGGGACGTGGTCAAGGAAGGCGACGAGGTCCTCGTCAAGGTGATCGACATCGACAGGGACGGGAAGATACGGCTTTCGAGGAAAGAGGCGCTCGGAGAGACGCTCTAAAAAATCGATCTTTCCCCCGGACTCTGCGCCGGGCCGGGAATAAAAATGCTCACATATTGTTCACATATGCTCCGCTTTTTATTCCCGGCCTTCCTTGATTGCGGGAAAGATCTCTGATTTTTAGAAGTTGCCTGATTTTATCCGGCTTAAGGAAGATCAGCCCGGGGCCTGAACGGCCCCGAGAAAAGCAATGTCCATTATCAAGAAGACCCTTCTCGGAAGCGGGATCCCCGTCATCACGGAGGAGATGCCTGACGTCGAGTCGTCATCCATAGGCATCTGGGTGAACACCGGCTCAAGGCACGAGACCCCGGAGATAAACGGGGTTTCCCATCTCGTAGAGCACCTCCTGTTCAAAGGCACTGAAAGAAGGACGGCCCTCGACATCTCGATGGAGATCGAGAGCGTCGGAGGCGTCCTTAACGCCTTCACAGGCAGGGAATACACCTGCTTCTATTCCAAGACACTCAATAAGGACCTTCCGAAGGCGATAGACCTCCTCTCCGACATCTTCATAAACTCGAAGTTCGACCGCAGGGATATGGAGAAGGAGAAGCTCGTAGTCCTCCAGGAGATAAAGATGGTGGAGGATACGCCGGACGACCTCATCCACGACCTCTTCGCAGAGAGGTTCTGGGACGGGCACCCGCTCGGCTGGTCCATTCTCGGCCCCTCGAAGACCATAGAGTCGATGACGAGGTCGAGCGTCCTTAAGTATTTCAGCGCGCAGTACTCCCCGCAGAACGTCTTCATAACGGCCGCCGGCGGCCTCAGCCACAGGAGCGTTGTGCGCCTGCTTAAGCCCTTTTTCGAGGGCCTTGGGAAGGCAGGGACGCCCTCGGGACGCACCGCGCCGAAGGCGCTCCCCGGAGTAAAGCTCGTCAAGAAGGAATTAGAGCAGGTGCACATGTGCATCGGCGTTCCCATGCCGCCCCAGCCGCACCAGGACCGGTACAGGGTCTATCTCATCAACACGATCCTCGGCGGCGGCATGAGCTCAAGGCTCTTCCAGGAGATAAGGGAGAAGAGGGGGCTTGCCTATTCCGTCTATTCCTACTTGAACCTCTGCAAGGACGCGGGGGCCCTTACCGCGTACGCCGGGACGTCCGCCGAGAAGTTCTCCGATGTCGCGGGGCTTGTCTTGCGGGAGTTCGAGAGGTTCCCGAAGGACGTAACCGCCTCGGAGCTAAGGAACGCGAAGGAGCAATTGAAGGGCGGGATGCTCCTGGGCCTCGAGACCAGCGACAGCAGGATGATGAAGCTTGCGAGGGACGAGTTCTACTTCGGCAGGTCTGTGCCGGTCAGGGAAATAGTCAAGCACATAGACTCGGTGACGCTTTCGAGCCTCAAGAAGCTTGCAAAGGAGCTCCTTTCGCCCGAAAGGGTCACGATGGTCGCGATGGGGAAGGTGAGCAACCGCAGCCTTCCGACGCAGTTCAGGGCACAGGCCGGCAGGCATTGAATCGCGGGGCCGTATATGTTAAATTTATAAGCGGAAACAGCCATGAGGATACTCGTAGTAGAAGACGAAAAGAAGGTCGCGGCGTTCATAAAGAGGGGGCTTGAGCAGGAGAGCTACGCCGTTGACGTGGTCGAGGACGGCGCCGAGGGTCAGAACTACGCCGAGATGAACGACTATGACGCGATCATCCTCGACATCATGCTCCCGGGCAAGAACGGCCTCGAGGTCCTTAAAGACCTGAAGGCAGCCGGCGTGAGCTCGCCGGTCCTCCTACTTACCGCCCGCGATTCGGTCGAGGACAGGGTCAAGGGCCTGAATGTCGGCGCCGACGACTACCTTACGAAACCCTTCGCGTTCGAGGAGCTGCTTGCGAGGCTCCGGGTCCTCATGAGAAGGGGCGGGTACGGCGCGCCTGTGCTAAAGTTCGCCGACTTGAGCCTCGACCCTGCCACACGCAAGGCCAAAAGGGGCGGAGTGGAGGTCGAGCTTACGGTAAAGGAATACGCGCTACTTGAATACCTCCTCCGGAACCCGAACAGGGTGCTCACGAGGACCCTCATCGCGGAGCACGTATGGGACCAGTCCTTTGACAGCGAAACGAACGTAGTGGACGTCTACATAAACCATCTCAGGAGCAAGGTGGACAAGGACTTCCCCCAGAAGCTCATCCACACCGTAAGGGGCGTGGGGTACGTCCTGAAGACCGAAGAGTAACCAGGCCCCGCATCCGCCCTGCCGCCCTTCTTGGATCAGCCTCCCAGTGATTTAAGGCAACATCCCTTAAAAAGTGATCTTTTCCCCGGACTCTGTGTCGGGCCGGGAATAAAAATGCTCACATAATGTCATATATGCTCCGCTTTTTATTCCCGCCTTCCTTGATTGCGGGAAAATCTCTAGTTTTCAGAAATTGCCTTATAATTAAATCATGTAGGGGCCGTTAATCCGGCTTTATGCGTTTTTACGCCCGCAGCTCTGGTGATAATCTCCACAGGGCAGCCGGTTTTTATACTCTATTGCAGGAGGGGGCATGGAGCGGCACTGCAGCATAAACGAGGCAAGGCCTGAAGACCTTACCCATATAAATGGCATAGGCATAGAGACCGCAAGGAACATAATCGAGTACAGGAACAGGCGCGGCCGTATAAACGACTGGGAGGAGCTCCGGGGCGTCCCGGGCGTGACCGACAGGGCCATCGAGGAGATGCGTAGCGAAGGGTGCACGCTCGGCCGCTACGGCGGCGAAAGGGAAGGTTTCCTTAGAAGGCTCCTCAGGACATTCGGGCGTTAAAGCCGCGGCCCATGACAGCGATCCGTGTAAGATCGTAAGCGAACGGAAACGGCATGGGACGGCCGGCGCGGTCGAGCCAGTCCGGCAAAATACAGACACGGTCACGCCGCGTTTGGGCATAGCTACCCGTACTGCGCAAGGACTGCCCGCGCCTTTTTTTGTTTTTTCTCCGATTAGTAGTATAATGAGACGAGCGCCAGGAATCGATACTGGCGCGCCTGGGGCCGTGTAATGCTCTCGAATCTCGTAAAAAACGGGCTTGGCAGGATTGTCGGAGAGGCGAACTGCTCTTTTTCCAAAGAGGAACTCCTCTGTTACTCCTACGACGCCACGAACACGCTACACCAGCCTGATGCCGTCGTATTCCCGTCAGGGCCCGAAGAGGTCTCTCTCATCCTCAAGATGGCCAACTCCGAGGGATTCCCGGTAATACCAAGGGGCGCGGGCACGGGTTTCTCCGGTGGGAGCCTCCCGGTCGAAGGGGGTGTGGTAATATCCTTCGAGCGGATGAGGAAAATACTCGAGATAGACACGGAAAACCTCGTGGCAGTCGTAGAGCCGGGGGTCGTCACATGGGACCTCCAGCAGAAGGCGGAAAAGCTCGGCCTTTTCTACCCCCCCGACCCGTCGAGCCTCAAGTTCTCGACCATAGGCGGCAACATAGCCGAGTGCGCGGGCGGGCCGAGGGCCGTGAAATACGGCGTGACCAGGGACTACGTCCTCGGGCTCGAAGCCGTGCTCCCGACCGGCGAAATAATCAACACTGGCGTTAGGACCGCGAAAGGCGTCGTCGGCTACGACCTTACGAGGCTCCTCGTAGGCTCGGAAGGCACGCTCGGGATAGTCACGAAGGCCGTCCTTAAGCTCCTGCCCATGCCCGAGGCGACGGTAACCATGCTGAGCCTGTTTAATGACTTGAGGGACGCGGCAAGGGCCACCTCGGCAATAATAAACGCCAAAATAATCCCATCGACGCTCGAAATTATGGACAGCGTGTCCATAAAGTGCGTGGAGGGGTTCGCAAAGACGGGCCTCCCTGAGGCCGGGGCACTCCTCCTCATAGAGGTGGACGGGCACATGGCGGCAGTCGATGCCGAGGCCGAATCAGTACGCAAGGTCTGTCTTGAGAACGGGGCAAGCGAATTCAGGCGAGCTGCGGACAAAAACGAGGTAAAGGACCTCTGGAAGGCAAGGAGGGCCGTATCCGCGGCCCTCTACAAGGCCCGGCCCGGAAAGATAAACGAGGACATAGTGGTCCCGAGGTCGAGGATACCCGATCTAGTTGACGGGCTCAGGGGAATATCCGAAAAATACGGCGTCCTCATAGCGAGCTTCGGACACGCCGGGGACGGGAACATCCACGTGAACATAATGCATGACAAAAAGACGCAGGCTGAATCTGCCCTGTCCGCTGCCGAGGACGTCTTCAGGCTCGCCTTGAGCCTCGGCGGGACCATCTCCGGCGAGCACGGCGTTGGCGTGGCGAAGGCCCGCTACCTGGATATGGAGCTTAAGCCTGAAGCGATAGAAGCAATGAGAAGGATAAAAGAGGCGTTCGACCCCAAAGGGATATTAAACCCCGGGAAGATATTCCCTGGTCCACGAATCTCAGTGCGTGCGCCAGCCGGCGCCGGATTTGCCGGCAAGACTTGAAGCGCCGTAGCGTTCCGGTCCTCTAAGATGAAGCCGTTAGAACTACTCAAGCACGAAATAGACAAATGCGTCCGCTGCGGCACGTGCAGGTCTACCTGCCCGACCACAAAGGTGCTCGGAATCGAGACCGCCTCCCCCAGGGGGCGGGTATCGCTGGTGTCCGCTTTCTCGAAAGGGGAGATAGGGCTTTCCGAGACCTATTTGAAGCACTTAAGGGAATGCACGCTCTGCGGGGCGTGCCGGACCAACTGCCCCAATGACGTAGACACAGTTTCCATCTTCGCGGCGGCAAGGGCAGGGGCAATGGAGAAGCAGGGCGTGCCCCTGGCCGCCTCGCTCGCATTCAGGGGCCTCAAGGACCCGGGCGGCATCGTCGGCATGGGGCTTAAAATCGCGAGCAGGCTCCAGGGGCTTCTTTTCAAGGATGCCACGGCCGGGCCCGGCCTGGTCTCGAGGTTCTCGCTGCCGCTCGTCGGAAACGGCAGGCTCGTGCCGCCCCT encodes the following:
- the pnp gene encoding polyribonucleotide nucleotidyltransferase, coding for MSKYETTYAGRPLTIETGRMARQAHGSCTVRYGDTVVLVTACRNDAPAAGVDFMPLTVNYTEMTYAAGKIPGGFFKREGRPSEKEVLGSRLIDRPLRPLFPEGYYNETQVIATVLSVDQENEPEIAAMIGASAALGISDIPFGGPIAGIRVGYVNGELVANPSLKQQKESEIDLFVAGSDGSIIMVEAGAKFASEELLVKALAFAQSEMQGVIELQKRMASELGKAKMAVKAAEADPELDARVKELAVERLKAALRIPVKQERYAAAGALKDEIKAALAEAFPGREKEIDSIYGDLKYNLMREMVVNEGRRVDGRGPKDIRAITCDVGLLPRTHGSALFTRGETQAMVATTLGTSEDEQKIDALSGWEYKTFMLHYNFPPFSVGEVKFLRGPGRREIGHGALAERAVNKILPQEGFPYTIRVVSDILESNGSSSMATVCGASLSLMDAGVPTLGHVAGIAMGLIKEGGKVVILSDILGDEDHLGDMDFKVAGTAEGVTALQMDIKISGVTAELLKDALEQAREGRLHILGKMREAIETPRAELSAYAPRITTIYVKQERIKDVIGPGGKNIKGIILETGVKIDIDDTGKVNIASVDGAAAERAIAMVKGLTQDAEIGKVYMGKVKKVMDFGAFVEIFPGTEGLVHISQLAHERVKNVRDVVKEGDEVLVKVIDIDRDGKIRLSRKEALGETL
- a CDS encoding pitrilysin family protein is translated as MIKKTLLGSGIPVITEEMPDVESSSIGIWVNTGSRHETPEINGVSHLVEHLLFKGTERRTALDISMEIESVGGVLNAFTGREYTCFYSKTLNKDLPKAIDLLSDIFINSKFDRRDMEKEKLVVLQEIKMVEDTPDDLIHDLFAERFWDGHPLGWSILGPSKTIESMTRSSVLKYFSAQYSPQNVFITAAGGLSHRSVVRLLKPFFEGLGKAGTPSGRTAPKALPGVKLVKKELEQVHMCIGVPMPPQPHQDRYRVYLINTILGGGMSSRLFQEIREKRGLAYSVYSYLNLCKDAGALTAYAGTSAEKFSDVAGLVLREFERFPKDVTASELRNAKEQLKGGMLLGLETSDSRMMKLARDEFYFGRSVPVREIVKHIDSVTLSSLKKLAKELLSPERVTMVAMGKVSNRSLPTQFRAQAGRH
- a CDS encoding response regulator transcription factor is translated as MRILVVEDEKKVAAFIKRGLEQESYAVDVVEDGAEGQNYAEMNDYDAIILDIMLPGKNGLEVLKDLKAAGVSSPVLLLTARDSVEDRVKGLNVGADDYLTKPFAFEELLARLRVLMRRGGYGAPVLKFADLSLDPATRKAKRGGVEVELTVKEYALLEYLLRNPNRVLTRTLIAEHVWDQSFDSETNVVDVYINHLRSKVDKDFPQKLIHTVRGVGYVLKTEE
- a CDS encoding helix-hairpin-helix domain-containing protein, whose amino-acid sequence is MERHCSINEARPEDLTHINGIGIETARNIIEYRNRRGRINDWEELRGVPGVTDRAIEEMRSEGCTLGRYGGEREGFLRRLLRTFGR
- a CDS encoding FAD-linked oxidase C-terminal domain-containing protein, coding for MLSNLVKNGLGRIVGEANCSFSKEELLCYSYDATNTLHQPDAVVFPSGPEEVSLILKMANSEGFPVIPRGAGTGFSGGSLPVEGGVVISFERMRKILEIDTENLVAVVEPGVVTWDLQQKAEKLGLFYPPDPSSLKFSTIGGNIAECAGGPRAVKYGVTRDYVLGLEAVLPTGEIINTGVRTAKGVVGYDLTRLLVGSEGTLGIVTKAVLKLLPMPEATVTMLSLFNDLRDAARATSAIINAKIIPSTLEIMDSVSIKCVEGFAKTGLPEAGALLLIEVDGHMAAVDAEAESVRKVCLENGASEFRRAADKNEVKDLWKARRAVSAALYKARPGKINEDIVVPRSRIPDLVDGLRGISEKYGVLIASFGHAGDGNIHVNIMHDKKTQAESALSAAEDVFRLALSLGGTISGEHGVGVAKARYLDMELKPEAIEAMRRIKEAFDPKGILNPGKIFPGPRISVRAPAGAGFAGKT